A single region of the Enterobacter cloacae complex sp. R_G8 genome encodes:
- the gudP gene encoding galactarate/glucarate/glycerate transporter GudP, whose amino-acid sequence MSTLSHAASSAEKRTNARYWIVVMLFIVTSFNYGDRATLSIAGSEMAKDIGLDPVGMGYVFSAFSWAYVIGQIPGGWLLDRFGSKRVYFWSIFIWSMFTLLQGFVDIFSGFGIIIALFTLRFLVGLAEAPSFPGNSRIVAAWFPAQERGTAVAIFNSAQYFATVIFAPIMGWLTHEVGWSHVFFFMGGLGIVISFIWLKVIHEPNQHPGVNKKELEYIAEGGALINMDQKTQKAKVPFSQKWAQIKQLVGSRMMIGIYLGQYCINALTYFFITWFPVYLVQARGMSILKAGFVASVPAICGFVGGVLGGVISDWLMRRTGSLNIARKTPIVLGMLLSMTMVFCNYVSAEWMIIGFMAMAFFGKGIGALGWAVMADTAPKEISGLSGGLFNMFGNISGIVTPIAIGYIVGTTGSFNGALIYVGVHALVAVLSYLVLVGDIKRIELKPVGERG is encoded by the coding sequence ATGAGTACATTAAGCCACGCGGCGAGCAGCGCGGAGAAGCGCACTAATGCTCGCTACTGGATAGTGGTGATGCTGTTTATCGTCACGTCCTTTAACTATGGTGACCGCGCCACGCTGTCGATTGCCGGCTCTGAAATGGCGAAAGACATTGGGCTTGATCCGGTTGGCATGGGGTATGTTTTCTCCGCATTTTCATGGGCCTATGTTATCGGTCAGATCCCGGGAGGCTGGCTGCTCGATCGTTTTGGATCCAAGCGCGTCTACTTCTGGTCCATCTTTATCTGGTCGATGTTTACCCTGTTGCAGGGCTTCGTCGATATCTTCAGCGGCTTCGGCATTATCATTGCGCTCTTTACCCTCCGTTTCCTGGTGGGGTTAGCGGAAGCGCCTTCCTTCCCCGGTAATAGCCGCATCGTGGCCGCCTGGTTCCCGGCACAGGAGCGAGGAACGGCGGTGGCGATTTTTAACTCTGCCCAGTATTTCGCGACGGTGATCTTTGCGCCGATTATGGGCTGGCTGACGCATGAAGTGGGCTGGTCACACGTCTTCTTCTTCATGGGGGGACTGGGGATCGTCATCAGCTTTATCTGGCTGAAAGTGATCCACGAGCCGAACCAACATCCGGGCGTAAACAAGAAAGAGCTGGAGTACATTGCGGAAGGCGGGGCGCTGATCAACATGGATCAGAAAACCCAAAAAGCAAAAGTCCCGTTCAGCCAGAAATGGGCGCAGATCAAGCAGCTTGTCGGTTCACGCATGATGATCGGCATCTACCTGGGACAGTACTGTATCAACGCCTTAACCTACTTCTTCATCACCTGGTTCCCGGTATATCTGGTGCAGGCGCGCGGTATGTCGATTCTGAAAGCGGGCTTTGTCGCCTCTGTACCGGCTATCTGCGGCTTTGTCGGGGGCGTGCTGGGCGGGGTGATTTCCGACTGGCTGATGCGTCGTACCGGTTCGCTGAACATCGCCCGTAAAACGCCAATTGTGCTCGGCATGTTGCTTTCGATGACCATGGTGTTCTGTAACTACGTCAGCGCGGAGTGGATGATCATCGGCTTTATGGCGATGGCCTTCTTCGGGAAAGGCATTGGTGCCCTTGGCTGGGCGGTCATGGCGGATACCGCGCCAAAAGAGATCAGCGGCCTGAGCGGTGGGCTGTTCAACATGTTCGGCAACATCTCCGGTATTGTCACCCCGATTGCCATTGGCTATATCGTCGGGACCACGGGCTCATTCAACGGTGCGCTGATTTATGTGGGTGTGCACGCCCTGGTGGCGGTCCTGAGCTATCTGGTGCTGGTGGGTGATATCAAACGTATTGAACTCAAACCTGTAGGGGAGCGTGGCTGA
- a CDS encoding glycerate kinase, whose product MKIVIAPDSYKESLSALEVATAIERGFREIFPEATYVKLPVADGGEGTVEAMVAATQGRIVHVPVTGPLGERVEGFYGLSGDEQSAFIEMAAASGLELVVPSQRNPLKTTSWGTGELIRHALDAGVKHIIIGIGGSATNDGGAGMVQALGAKLLDASGQPLGQGGSELGKLARIDLGGLDKRLAECRIEVACDVTNPLTGKDGASAVFGPQKGATSEMIVTLDNALAQYARVIARDLDINVLNLAGGGAAGGMGAALYAFCGAQLRQGIEIVTDALHLADQVADADLVITGEGRIDSQTIHGKVPVGVAKVAKRFNKPVIGIAGSLTADVGVVHDHGIDAVFSVIYTICSLEDALENASENVRMTARNIAAVLKVGQGM is encoded by the coding sequence ATGAAAATTGTTATCGCACCGGACTCGTATAAGGAAAGTTTGAGTGCACTTGAGGTCGCGACGGCCATAGAGCGTGGTTTTCGCGAGATCTTTCCCGAGGCGACTTACGTCAAACTACCGGTCGCGGATGGTGGGGAGGGGACCGTAGAAGCCATGGTCGCCGCAACACAAGGGCGAATCGTGCATGTCCCGGTGACCGGCCCGTTGGGCGAGCGTGTGGAAGGATTTTATGGGCTATCCGGTGATGAGCAGAGCGCATTTATTGAAATGGCGGCCGCAAGCGGCCTGGAACTGGTCGTCCCTTCGCAACGCAATCCTCTGAAAACCACCTCCTGGGGAACCGGAGAACTGATCCGCCATGCGCTGGATGCCGGGGTTAAACACATCATTATTGGCATTGGCGGCAGCGCGACCAACGACGGCGGTGCGGGCATGGTGCAGGCGCTGGGGGCAAAACTGCTGGATGCCAGTGGACAACCCCTTGGACAGGGCGGGAGCGAGCTGGGGAAACTTGCCCGTATCGACCTTGGCGGGCTGGACAAACGTCTGGCGGAGTGCCGGATAGAAGTCGCGTGTGATGTGACGAATCCGCTCACCGGAAAGGATGGTGCGTCAGCCGTATTTGGTCCGCAAAAGGGGGCTACCTCCGAGATGATCGTTACCCTGGACAACGCGCTTGCACAGTATGCGAGAGTGATTGCCCGGGATCTGGATATCAATGTGCTGAACCTTGCTGGCGGCGGCGCGGCGGGTGGCATGGGGGCCGCGCTGTACGCTTTTTGCGGCGCGCAGTTGCGCCAGGGCATTGAGATCGTGACCGATGCGCTACACCTGGCCGACCAGGTGGCCGATGCGGATTTGGTGATCACGGGAGAAGGTCGCATCGACAGCCAGACGATCCACGGTAAAGTCCCGGTGGGCGTGGCGAAAGTAGCGAAACGCTTTAACAAACCCGTCATCGGCATTGCAGGTAGCCTGACGGCGGACGTTGGCGTGGTACACGATCATGGTATTGATGCGGTGTTTAGCGTGATTTACACCATCTGCTCGCTGGAAGATGCGCTGGAAAATGCCAGCGAGAACGTCAGGATGACCGCAAGGAATATCGCGGCGGTGCTGAAAGTCGGGCAGGGGATGTAG
- the gudD gene encoding glucarate dehydratase, whose protein sequence is MSTLTTPVVTSMQIIPVAGHDSMLMNLSGAHAPFFTRNIVIIKDNAGHTGVGEIPGGEKIRKTLEDAIPLVVGKTLGEYKNVLNTVRNTFADRDAGGRGLQTFDLRTTIHVVTGIEAAMLDLLGQHLGVNVASLLGEGQQRSEVEMLGYLFFVGDRKLTPLPYQSQPDEKCDWYRLRHDEAMTPDAVVRLAEAAYEKYGFNDFKLKGGVLAGEEEAEAISALAKRFPQARVTLDPNGAWSLDEAIAIGKQLKGVLAYAEDPCGAEQGFSGREVMAEFRRATGLPTATNMIATDWRQMGHTLSLQSVDIPLADPHFWTMQGSVRVAQMCHEFGLTWGSHSNNHFDISLAMFTHVAAAAPGTITAIDTHWIWQEGNQRLTKEPFEIKGGMVQVPSTPGLGVELDMDQVMKAHELYQKHGLGARDDAMAMQYLIPEWTFNNKRPCMVR, encoded by the coding sequence ATGAGCACGTTGACCACCCCTGTTGTTACTTCCATGCAGATCATTCCGGTTGCCGGTCATGACAGCATGCTGATGAACCTGAGCGGGGCGCATGCACCGTTCTTCACCCGCAATATTGTCATTATCAAAGATAATGCCGGGCATACCGGCGTGGGGGAAATCCCGGGCGGTGAGAAGATCCGCAAAACGCTTGAAGACGCCATCCCGCTGGTGGTGGGAAAAACGCTGGGCGAATATAAAAACGTCTTAAATACCGTGCGGAATACCTTTGCCGATCGCGATGCGGGTGGCCGCGGGCTGCAAACGTTCGATCTGCGCACCACCATCCACGTGGTGACCGGCATCGAAGCCGCCATGCTGGATCTGTTAGGCCAACATCTGGGGGTTAACGTTGCTTCCCTGCTGGGTGAGGGGCAGCAACGCAGTGAAGTGGAAATGTTGGGCTATCTGTTCTTTGTGGGTGACCGCAAACTGACGCCGTTGCCGTACCAGAGCCAGCCGGACGAGAAATGCGACTGGTACCGGCTCCGCCACGATGAAGCGATGACGCCGGATGCGGTGGTGCGCCTGGCGGAAGCCGCGTATGAAAAATATGGTTTTAATGATTTCAAACTGAAGGGTGGGGTGCTGGCCGGGGAAGAAGAGGCGGAAGCTATCTCCGCCCTGGCTAAACGTTTCCCGCAGGCGCGCGTGACGCTGGATCCGAACGGGGCCTGGTCGCTTGATGAAGCGATCGCCATCGGCAAGCAGCTGAAAGGCGTGCTGGCCTACGCGGAGGATCCGTGCGGGGCTGAACAAGGCTTCTCGGGTCGTGAAGTGATGGCGGAGTTCCGCCGCGCCACCGGTTTGCCTACCGCGACCAATATGATCGCCACCGACTGGCGTCAGATGGGGCACACCTTGTCCCTGCAGTCCGTGGATATCCCGCTGGCTGACCCGCATTTCTGGACGATGCAGGGTTCAGTACGCGTGGCGCAGATGTGCCATGAGTTTGGCCTGACCTGGGGCTCGCACTCCAACAACCACTTCGATATCTCGCTGGCGATGTTCACCCACGTGGCAGCCGCCGCGCCGGGCACGATTACCGCGATCGATACCCACTGGATCTGGCAGGAAGGCAATCAGCGCCTGACAAAAGAGCCGTTTGAAATCAAAGGGGGCATGGTGCAGGTTCCGTCGACACCGGGTCTGGGCGTAGAGCTGGATATGGATCAGGTGATGAAAGCCCACGAGCTGTACCAGAAACACGGGCTGGGCGCGCGCGATGACGCGATGGCGATGCAATACTTAATTCCGGAATGGACCTTTAACAACAAACGCCCCTGCATGGTGCGTTAA
- the rlmD gene encoding 23S rRNA (uracil(1939)-C(5))-methyltransferase RlmD codes for MAQFYSAKRRVTTRQIITVEATDLDPFGQGVARHNGKTLFITGLLPTERAEITLTEDKRQYARGKVSRRLTTSPERTEPRCPHFGVCGGCQQQHASVVLQQKSKSHALARLLRHDVDDIIDDQPWGYRRRARLSLSYQPKNERLEMGFRKAGSSDIVDIRQCPILVPRLEALLPAVHACLSGLDNVRHLGHVELVLANNGPLMVLRHTAPLSKKDREKLERFSHSHELALFLAPQSEILEQVTGEAPWYASNGLRLTFSPRDFIQVNDGVNQQMIETALTWLDVQPTDRVLDLFCGMGNFTLPLARKAASVVGVEGVEALVAKGQENAQQNGLQNVTIFHQNLEEDVTQQPWAKQGFDKILLDPARAGAPGVMQHIIKLAPKRVVYVSCNPATLARDSEALLSAGYQIQRLAMLDMFPHTGHLESMVLFEHI; via the coding sequence ATGGCGCAATTCTACTCTGCAAAGCGACGCGTGACGACGCGTCAGATCATTACTGTCGAAGCCACGGACCTTGATCCTTTTGGTCAGGGAGTGGCGCGCCACAATGGTAAGACACTGTTTATAACAGGTTTGCTGCCCACAGAACGAGCAGAAATTACGCTGACGGAAGATAAACGCCAGTACGCACGCGGGAAAGTATCGCGCCGTCTGACCACCAGCCCGGAGCGCACAGAGCCCCGGTGCCCGCATTTTGGCGTCTGCGGAGGCTGCCAGCAACAACATGCCAGCGTAGTTTTACAGCAAAAAAGTAAGAGTCACGCCCTGGCACGCCTGCTCAGGCATGACGTTGACGACATCATTGACGACCAACCCTGGGGCTATCGTCGTCGCGCGCGGCTGAGTCTCAGCTATCAGCCCAAAAACGAGCGGCTGGAGATGGGATTTCGCAAAGCGGGCTCCAGCGATATCGTCGATATCAGGCAGTGCCCCATTTTGGTGCCCCGTCTTGAGGCGTTGCTCCCGGCGGTGCACGCATGTCTGTCCGGGCTGGACAATGTTCGCCACCTCGGTCACGTGGAACTGGTCCTGGCAAACAATGGTCCGCTGATGGTGCTGCGCCACACCGCGCCGCTGTCAAAAAAAGACCGCGAAAAACTGGAACGCTTTTCGCATTCCCACGAGCTGGCGCTTTTTCTCGCCCCACAAAGCGAGATACTGGAGCAGGTTACAGGTGAAGCGCCCTGGTATGCGTCAAACGGACTACGCTTAACGTTCAGTCCGCGGGATTTCATCCAGGTTAATGACGGCGTCAATCAGCAGATGATCGAAACCGCGCTGACGTGGCTGGATGTCCAGCCGACCGACCGCGTGCTTGATCTCTTCTGCGGCATGGGCAATTTCACGCTGCCGCTGGCCCGTAAAGCGGCAAGTGTGGTGGGGGTGGAAGGCGTCGAGGCGCTGGTGGCAAAAGGCCAGGAGAACGCGCAACAGAACGGCTTGCAAAATGTGACAATCTTTCATCAAAATCTGGAGGAAGATGTCACGCAGCAGCCCTGGGCGAAACAGGGCTTTGACAAAATTCTGCTCGACCCTGCACGCGCAGGCGCACCGGGCGTGATGCAGCATATAATTAAACTCGCCCCGAAACGCGTGGTCTACGTTTCCTGTAACCCGGCAACGCTTGCCCGGGATAGTGAGGCATTACTCAGCGCGGGTTACCAGATTCAGCGTCTGGCAATGCTGGACATGTTCCCGCACACTGGGCATCTGGAATCGATGGTGTTGTTCGAGCACATCTAA
- the barA gene encoding two-component sensor histidine kinase BarA: MTNYSLRARMMILILAPTVLIGLLLSIFFVVHRYNDLQRQLEDAGASIIEPLAVSSEYGMNLQNRESIGQLISVLHRRHSDIVRAISVYDEHNRLFVTSNFHLDPAALKIPDGTPFPRHLTVMRRGDIMILRTPIISESYSPDESAQSDAKSSSNMLGYVALELDLKSVRLQQYKEIFISGVMMLFCIGIALIFGWRLMRDVTGPIRNMVNTVDRIRRGQLDSRVEGFMLGELDMLKNGINSMAMSLAAYHEEMQHNVDQATSDLRETLEQMEIQNVELDLAKKRAQEAARIKSEFLANMSHELRTPLNGVIGFTRLTLKSELNPTQRDHLHTIERSANNLLAIINDVLDFSKLEAGKLILESIPFPLRSTLDEVVTLLAHSSHDKGLELTLNIKNDVPDNVIGDPLRLQQVITNLVGNAIKFTESGNIDILVEKRSISNNKVQIEVQIRDTGIGIPERDQSRLFQAFRQADASISRRHGGTGLGLVITQKLVKEMGGDISFHSQPNRGSTFWFHINLDLNPNVLTDGPVTDCLKGKRLAYVEPNAAAAQCTLDILSTTPLEVVYSPTFSALTVEHYDILLMGIPVTFTGELTMQQERLAKAASMTDYLLLALPCHAQINAEELKNDGAAACLLKPLTATRLLPALTAYCRLNQHAVALENDEQRLPMSVMAVDDNPANLKLIGVLLEDQVQHVELCTNGAEAVEQAKQMQFDLILMDIQMPGMDGIRACELIRQLPHQQQTPVIAVTAHAMAGQKEKLLSAGMNDYLAKPIDEEKLHNLLLRYKPGHIGGTYTLSAEPVEISVNQNATFDWQLALRQAAGKPDLAREMLQMLVAFLPEIRNKVEEQLVGENPEDLLEAIHKLHGSCGYSGVPRLKNLCQLLEQQLRAGTSESELEPEFLELLDEMDNVTREAMKVLGN, from the coding sequence ATGACCAACTACAGCCTGCGCGCGCGCATGATGATTTTGATCCTCGCCCCCACCGTTCTCATCGGTTTGCTGCTGAGTATCTTCTTCGTTGTGCACCGCTATAACGACCTGCAGCGACAGCTGGAAGATGCCGGAGCCAGCATCATCGAACCGCTGGCCGTGTCCAGCGAATACGGGATGAACCTGCAAAACCGCGAATCGATTGGTCAGTTAATCAGTGTGTTGCATCGCCGCCACTCGGATATTGTGCGTGCGATCTCCGTCTATGACGAGCATAACCGCCTGTTCGTCACCTCTAATTTTCATCTTGACCCGGCAGCATTAAAAATTCCTGACGGTACGCCATTCCCGCGCCACCTCACGGTGATGCGACGCGGCGATATTATGATCCTGCGCACGCCGATTATTTCGGAGAGTTATTCGCCGGATGAGTCCGCGCAATCCGACGCCAAGTCCAGCAGCAATATGCTCGGATATGTGGCGCTGGAGCTGGATCTCAAGTCGGTGCGGCTGCAGCAGTACAAAGAAATTTTTATCTCCGGCGTGATGATGCTGTTCTGTATCGGTATTGCGCTTATCTTTGGCTGGCGCCTGATGCGCGATGTGACCGGGCCCATCCGCAACATGGTCAACACCGTTGACCGCATCCGCCGGGGCCAGCTCGATAGCCGCGTGGAAGGGTTTATGCTGGGCGAGCTGGACATGCTGAAAAACGGCATTAACTCGATGGCGATGTCGCTGGCGGCCTATCACGAAGAGATGCAGCATAACGTGGATCAGGCCACCTCGGATCTGCGCGAAACGCTGGAGCAGATGGAGATCCAGAACGTCGAGCTGGATCTGGCGAAAAAGCGGGCCCAGGAAGCGGCGCGAATTAAATCGGAGTTCCTTGCCAATATGTCGCACGAGCTGCGTACGCCCCTCAATGGCGTGATTGGCTTTACCCGTCTGACGCTGAAAAGCGAGCTTAACCCCACCCAGCGCGATCACCTGCACACCATTGAACGCTCGGCCAACAATCTGCTGGCTATCATTAATGATGTGCTGGACTTCTCCAAGCTGGAAGCCGGCAAGCTGATTCTGGAGAGTATTCCGTTCCCGCTGCGCAGTACGCTTGATGAGGTGGTCACGCTGCTGGCGCACTCGTCGCATGACAAAGGGCTTGAGCTGACGCTGAACATTAAAAACGACGTGCCGGATAACGTCATCGGCGATCCGCTGCGCCTGCAGCAGGTCATCACCAATCTTGTCGGTAATGCCATCAAATTTACCGAAAGCGGCAATATCGACATTCTGGTGGAAAAACGCTCCATCAGTAATAACAAGGTCCAGATTGAAGTACAGATCCGCGATACCGGCATCGGCATTCCCGAGCGGGATCAATCCCGTCTGTTCCAGGCGTTTCGTCAGGCGGATGCGAGTATTTCACGGCGTCACGGTGGTACGGGCCTGGGCCTGGTTATCACGCAAAAACTGGTTAAAGAGATGGGCGGTGATATCTCTTTCCACAGCCAGCCAAACCGGGGGTCGACGTTCTGGTTCCATATCAACCTGGATCTCAACCCGAACGTGCTGACGGACGGTCCGGTGACGGATTGCCTGAAAGGCAAGCGCCTCGCTTACGTGGAGCCAAATGCCGCGGCAGCCCAGTGCACGCTGGATATCTTAAGCACCACGCCGCTGGAGGTGGTCTACAGCCCGACCTTCTCTGCATTGACCGTTGAGCATTACGACATCCTGCTGATGGGGATCCCGGTGACGTTTACCGGCGAACTCACGATGCAGCAGGAACGGCTGGCGAAAGCCGCGTCGATGACCGATTACCTGCTGCTGGCGCTGCCGTGCCATGCCCAGATCAATGCCGAAGAGTTGAAAAATGACGGGGCGGCTGCCTGTCTGCTTAAACCCCTCACCGCCACACGTCTGCTACCCGCACTGACGGCATATTGCCGTCTGAATCAACATGCCGTGGCGCTGGAGAATGATGAACAGAGGCTGCCGATGAGCGTCATGGCGGTGGATGATAACCCGGCAAACCTGAAGCTGATTGGCGTGCTGCTTGAGGATCAGGTCCAGCATGTTGAGCTGTGCACCAACGGTGCTGAGGCGGTTGAACAGGCTAAACAGATGCAGTTCGATTTAATCCTGATGGATATCCAGATGCCCGGGATGGATGGCATTCGCGCCTGCGAGTTAATCCGTCAGCTTCCTCATCAGCAGCAAACGCCTGTCATTGCCGTGACAGCGCACGCCATGGCCGGTCAGAAAGAGAAGCTGCTCAGCGCCGGAATGAACGATTATCTGGCGAAACCTATCGACGAAGAGAAACTGCATAACCTGCTGTTGCGCTACAAGCCGGGACATATCGGCGGAACGTACACCTTATCAGCCGAGCCGGTTGAGATAAGTGTGAATCAGAACGCCACCTTCGACTGGCAGCTGGCGTTACGCCAGGCGGCGGGTAAGCCCGATTTAGCCCGTGAAATGCTCCAGATGCTGGTCGCATTCCTGCCGGAAATTCGTAATAAGGTTGAAGAACAGCTGGTGGGTGAAAACCCGGAGGATCTGCTGGAGGCTATCCATAAGCTGCACGGTAGCTGCGGTTACAGCGGCGTGCCACGGCTCAAAAATCTCTGCCAGCTGCTGGAACAGCAGCTACGCGCAGGGACTTCAGAATCTGAACTGGAACCGGAGTTCCTGGAATTGCTGGATGAGATGGATAACGTAACGCGGGAAGCGATGAAAGTGTTAGGAAACTGA
- a CDS encoding glucarate dehydratase family protein, translating to MTTQSSPVVTDMQVIPVAGQDSMLLNIGGAHNAWFTRNIVVLTDSAGNTGVGEAPGGEVIFQTLSDAIPQVVGQEVARLNKVVQRVHKGNQSADFDTFGKGAWTFELRVNAVAALEAALLDLLGKALNVPVCELLGPGKQRDAVTVLGYLFYIGDRHKTDLPYLARSPGHHEWYHLRHQEALSSDAVVRLAEAAQDRYGFKDFKLKGGVLPGEQEIETARALKRRFPDARITVDPNGAWLLDEAIALCKGLGDVLTYAEDPVGAEQGFSGREVMAEFRRATGLPVATNMIATNWREMGHAVMLNAVDIPLADPHFWTLSGAVRVAQLCDDWGLTWGCHSNNHFDISLAMFTHVGAAAPGHPTAIDTHWIWQEGEARLTKNPLEIKNGTIAVPDAPGLGVELDWDQVHKAHEAYKKLPGGARNDAGPMQYLIPGWTFDRKRPVFGRH from the coding sequence ATGACAACACAATCGAGCCCGGTCGTCACCGATATGCAGGTCATCCCGGTGGCCGGACAGGACAGTATGCTGCTTAACATTGGCGGCGCGCATAACGCCTGGTTTACCCGCAATATCGTGGTGCTGACCGACAGCGCAGGGAACACCGGCGTTGGAGAAGCGCCGGGCGGTGAGGTGATTTTCCAGACGTTGTCAGATGCCATTCCACAGGTAGTCGGCCAGGAGGTCGCCCGTCTGAATAAAGTGGTTCAGCGTGTCCACAAAGGCAACCAGTCGGCGGACTTTGATACCTTCGGCAAAGGCGCCTGGACGTTTGAACTGCGCGTCAATGCGGTCGCCGCGCTGGAGGCCGCGCTGCTCGATTTACTCGGAAAGGCGCTGAACGTTCCGGTCTGCGAACTGCTGGGACCGGGCAAACAGCGTGATGCGGTGACGGTACTGGGCTATCTGTTCTACATTGGCGATCGCCACAAAACCGATCTGCCTTATCTGGCGCGCTCACCGGGTCACCATGAGTGGTATCACCTGCGTCACCAGGAGGCGCTCTCCAGTGACGCGGTGGTTCGGCTGGCCGAGGCGGCACAGGACCGCTACGGTTTTAAAGACTTCAAGCTCAAAGGCGGCGTATTACCTGGCGAGCAGGAGATTGAAACCGCGCGTGCCCTTAAGAGACGTTTTCCGGATGCCCGCATCACCGTTGATCCTAACGGCGCATGGTTGCTGGACGAAGCGATCGCCCTGTGCAAAGGGCTGGGGGATGTCCTGACCTATGCGGAAGACCCGGTTGGGGCTGAACAAGGCTTCTCGGGTCGCGAAGTGATGGCGGAATTCCGACGCGCCACCGGCTTGCCGGTCGCCACGAACATGATCGCCACCAACTGGCGCGAAATGGGCCATGCGGTCATGCTGAACGCGGTCGATATTCCGCTGGCAGACCCGCACTTCTGGACGCTTTCAGGCGCGGTGCGTGTGGCGCAGCTCTGTGATGACTGGGGGCTCACCTGGGGTTGTCACTCCAATAACCATTTCGATATTTCGCTGGCGATGTTTACCCACGTTGGCGCGGCGGCACCGGGTCACCCAACCGCTATCGACACACACTGGATTTGGCAGGAGGGTGAGGCCCGCCTGACGAAAAATCCGCTGGAAATTAAAAACGGCACCATCGCGGTACCGGATGCGCCGGGGCTGGGCGTGGAGCTTGACTGGGATCAGGTCCACAAGGCTCATGAAGCGTATAAAAAACTGCCGGGCGGCGCGCGTAATGATGCCGGGCCGATGCAGTACCTGATCCCCGGCTGGACATTTGACCGTAAGCGCCCTGTTTTTGGACGTCACTGA